A stretch of DNA from Dokdonia sp. PRO95:
ACGGCGAGAAAGGTCTTATAAGCAAAACTAATTTTAGCATGAGCGGTGGAGATGAAAAAACACGTTTCTACGCTGGTGTGACTCATAGTGATGAAAATGGTATTGTAAAAAACACAGGCTATGAAAAGACTTCACTTCGTCTTAACTTAGATCATAGAGCTACAGACTTCTTAAAAGTATCTCTTAACACAAACTACATCAACTCAAAATCTGATCGTGGTTTCTTTAATAATGACAACTCAGGTACTACTATTGGTGTGACTTTAACGGGTACAACCCCTTGGTTACAGTTGTTTCCAGATGAAAATGGTGTATATCCAGACAATCCATCTGGTGCTTCAAACCCTCTACAGACAAGAGATAGAGTAACTAATGAGGAAATAGTAGATCGTTTTATTGTTGGTGCTTCTGCAAATCTAGATATCTTCAAAAAAGAAAAATCAAGTCTTGAATTAATTCTACGTGGAGGTCTAGATACTTATGGACAGAAATCTAGAGCTATTTTCCCTAAAGATTTACAATTTCAAAAACCAGCTAATGGTGGTCAAAATGGGGTTGCTGTTCAAGGAGATACTCAAAACAGAAACTACAATCTAGCGGCTTTCTTGGTACATAATTACAGAACAGATAATGATTTATCTTTTAGAACTCAAGCCGGTGTAACAAGAGAGTATTTTGACAGAAATACACAACTTATTACGGCTAGCGGACTTGTCGCTTCAGAAACTAATGTTGACCAAGCAGCTAACACTGGAACTAACCAGTTTAGATTACTTCAAGAAGATGCAGGATTTTTTGTACAAGAAGAAATCAACTTTCAAGATAAGCTTATAGGAGCAATAGGATTAAGAGGAGACAAGTCTTCGAATAATGGAGATGCAAACGAGCTTAACTATTACCCTAAAGCATCACTTGCAGCAAACTTTAATGAGTTTGATTTCTGGAAAGAGGATAGCTTTGTAGACAAATTTAAGCTTCGTGTAGCCTATGGAGAGGCAGGTAACTTTGCTCCTTTTGGAGCATTATTTACATCATACACTTCATTCTCTACAAATGATCTATTAGGAATAAGCCTAGTAGGTGTGCGTGGAGATGGTGATTTAAGCCCTGAGCGCCAAAAAGAATTAGAATTTGGTACAGACCTTAGTATTCTTGATGGTAAAGTAGATTTTTCTGCAACATACTATATTAAGACTGTTGATGATTTAATTCTTAACTCAGCACTACCTCCATCTTCTGGATTTACGAGCGAATTTGTAAATGCAGGTGAATTACAAAACAAAGGACTTGAATTATCATTAAATAGTAATATTATTGAGTCAGAGGATTTTGTGTGGAATGCTAGTGTAAACTGGTTTAAGAACACCTCAAAAATCACTCGTCTTGATGTTGATCCTTTTAACGTAGGTGCATTTGGAGCAACACTTGGTACATTTAGAATTGAAGAAGGTTCTAGTGCTACACAGATAGTAGGAATAGGCCCTAATCCAGGTGCAAATGGATTCCAAAGGTTTGGAGATTCAGAGCCAGATTTTCAAATGGCGCTTAACAATAGCCTTCAATACAAAGATTTTCAATTATCATTCTTATGGCAATGGAAAAAAGGTGGAGATAACATTAACCTAACTACATTATTATCTGATTTAAACGGTACAAGTGCAGATTATGATGATTCTGGACTTGATCCTTCTGGAACTCTTGCAAATGGTCCATATAGAGTGAGCCAGCTTGGTTCATCTGCAGATGTATTTGTAGAAGATGCATCTTACTTAAGATTGCGTGAAGTAGGATTATACTATACTATACCTACAACAACTTTAGAAAACTTCTTAGGAGGAAACATAGACAATATTAAAGTAGGATTTTCAGGAACAAACCTAATCAACATATTTGATTACAACAGTTATGATCCAGAAGTTTCAAACTTTGGTGGTGGCGGTATCTTTACTGGCGTAGAGGTTACACCTTTCCCATCTTCTAAGCGATTCTTATTTAACCTAGCTGTAAATTTTTAAAATAAAAAGATGAAAAAATATATAACCAAAAGCCTACTCGCATTAAGTATTTGTGCTGGGCTTTATTCTTGTGACGTACAAGAATATTCAGACTTAAATAACCCCGAGGTTGATGCCTTTGAAGAGAATCTAACTCGCGGTGACTTACAAGATCTAGTAGGCGGAGTGCTCTATAGTTCCCGTGTAGGCTTAGGAAATTACTTTGATAATTGTGGAGTTATAGGTAGAGAATACTATAGATTCTCAAGCTCAGACCCTAGATATACAAGTGATTTGCTAGGTGGAGAAAATGCTGTCTTAGACAATAATACCTTCTATATTACAACTCCCTGGGCTGCTAGATATAGAACCGTAAAAAACGCTAACCTTATCTTAGGGTTTATTGAAGGTCAAGATCTATCTGCAATATTTACTGCAGAGGAACTTAGCGCAACAACTGGATTTTTAAAAACAATGATTGCTCATGAGTTATTACTTAATC
This window harbors:
- a CDS encoding SusC/RagA family TonB-linked outer membrane protein; the protein is MKQKYPLLKMVYFLLFLIPCALMGQSVVTGVIKDAGNNPIPFVNVIEKGTSNGTTSDFDGNYSITLNGNSGTLEFSYLGYATQEQTISSSQTLNVTLEESSESLDEIVISGLASSVKRSNAANAVASVSAEQITGTTPPPTLDGALYGKFAGALVSQNSGAPGGGLSIKLRGATSIQGNTQPLYIIDGIYVDNSSISAGLNAVSAASAGGSASNQDNPTNRIADINPDDIENIEILKGASAAAIYGSRAAAGVVIITTKKGKAGETQFKFGQSFGWTQVTRLLGLRNYNEQRVEDSFGAEAVPLFVAARDEGRLVDYEEEIYGEKGLISKTNFSMSGGDEKTRFYAGVTHSDENGIVKNTGYEKTSLRLNLDHRATDFLKVSLNTNYINSKSDRGFFNNDNSGTTIGVTLTGTTPWLQLFPDENGVYPDNPSGASNPLQTRDRVTNEEIVDRFIVGASANLDIFKKEKSSLELILRGGLDTYGQKSRAIFPKDLQFQKPANGGQNGVAVQGDTQNRNYNLAAFLVHNYRTDNDLSFRTQAGVTREYFDRNTQLITASGLVASETNVDQAANTGTNQFRLLQEDAGFFVQEEINFQDKLIGAIGLRGDKSSNNGDANELNYYPKASLAANFNEFDFWKEDSFVDKFKLRVAYGEAGNFAPFGALFTSYTSFSTNDLLGISLVGVRGDGDLSPERQKELEFGTDLSILDGKVDFSATYYIKTVDDLILNSALPPSSGFTSEFVNAGELQNKGLELSLNSNIIESEDFVWNASVNWFKNTSKITRLDVDPFNVGAFGATLGTFRIEEGSSATQIVGIGPNPGANGFQRFGDSEPDFQMALNNSLQYKDFQLSFLWQWKKGGDNINLTTLLSDLNGTSADYDDSGLDPSGTLANGPYRVSQLGSSADVFVEDASYLRLREVGLYYTIPTTTLENFLGGNIDNIKVGFSGTNLINIFDYNSYDPEVSNFGGGGIFTGVEVTPFPSSKRFLFNLAVNF